One window from the genome of Zonotrichia leucophrys gambelii isolate GWCS_2022_RI chromosome 27, RI_Zleu_2.0, whole genome shotgun sequence encodes:
- the RND2 gene encoding rho-related GTP-binding protein RhoN — translation MEGHLARCKIVVVGDTQCGKTALLHVFAKDCYPESYVPTVFENYTASFEIDKQRTELNMWDTSGSAYYDNVRPLAYPDSDAVLICFDISRPETLDSVLKKWQGETQEFCPNAKIVLVGCKLDMRTDLNTLRELSKQRLIPVTHEQGSALARQIGAVAYAECSSKVSENSVRDVFHLTTLASVNRVHKNLKRSNSKRGLKRASQMPGRTDFLSDTEMRKDRAKSCSIM, via the exons ATGGAGGGGCACCTGGCGCGCTGCAAGATCGTGGTGGTGGGGGACACGCAGTGCGGCAAGACCGCGCTGCTGCACGTCTTCGCCAAGGACTGCTACCCCGAG AGCTACGTGCCCACCGTCTTCGAGAACTACACGGCCAGCTTCGAGATCGACAAGCAGCGCACCGAGCTCAACATGTGGGACACCTCAG GCTCGGCCTACTACGACAACGTGCGGCCCTTGGCCTACCCCGACTCGGACGCTGTGCTCATCTGCTTTGACATCAGCCGCCCTGAAACCCTGGACAGTGTGCTCAAAAAG TGGCAAGGGGAGACACAGGAGTTCTGCCCCAACGCCAAGATCGTGCTGGTGGGCTGCAAGCTGGACATGAGGACAGACCTCAACACCCTGAGGGAGCTCTCCAAGCAGCGCCTCATCCCCGTGACACACGAGCAG GGCAGCGCGCTGGCACGGCAGATTGGGGCAGTGGCCTATGCAGAATGCTCCTCCAAGGTGTCGGAGAACAGCGTGAGGGACGTGTTCCACCTGACCACGCTGGCCTCGGTCAACAGGGTGCACAAGAACCTGAAACGCAGCAACTCCAAGCGGGGACTGAAGCGGGCGTCACAGATGCCTGGCAGGACAGACTTCCTGAGTGACACAGAGATGAGGAAAGACCGAGCCAAGAGCTGCTCCATCATGTGA